CGACATTGGTCGTGGCTCAAATTATCCAAGGGTTGATAACTGTGCACACGACGTTGCTAAGTTGGATATGGAGAAACATATAAACGACGCTCGAATTCTTTTCCTCTTGCCACGTAGGTTTTTAGAAAAAAACCTGTGTGAAACTCCAATGCGCAAGTTTTCTTTTATGAACGCAATTGAAGAAACCGGAGAAGTTTTAATAAAACCGGTTTCCTTTTTTAAGGATCTTTCTAAAGCTCCCGAAGAATCCCTGATTTCCTTATATCTTCGTTGTTTAGTTTACATGGGTTTTTTATACGCGGCTGCAGTAATCAGCATGACTTTACTCATTCCGAATGGATTCCCTAGTCCATCCCTGGCTTTTTTATTTTTTGAAATGCCTACGGCGTATTTGTTCGCGAGTCTTATTATTTTTCCTATTTTAGGTTTTCTTTATATGTTTTTCTCTTGGATCTGCGGAGGAAATACCGGTTGGAAACAAAACCTCAGGGCCAGCACCGCTGTTTTAAGCGTGTCTTGGGCGATACTATTTCTGCAAAGCTTCGGCGGTTTGATTCACATTTATCTGGGAATGTGGATCGGAATCGCTTTTACCATATACGTTCCGTTTTTATTTTTTCTTGCTTTGACTTCTTATCTAAAAGCTCCCGTAAAAAGAACCGTGATTGTACTTTCCCTATTTACGATCGTACTTTTGTATCTTCAATACTCAAGGATGGATTCATACATGAAAGATTATAAAATCATCGAAAACATGAATTCCCAAAGATCCCCTACAAGAGAAAAAGAAATACAAGTAGAACGGGAAGCGACGGAAATCATCCGACAGGCAATGGAAAAAGCGAAAGCCGAAGAACAAAGGTAACAAAAGAGAATTTTTTCCGGAACACAATTATAACGAACGTAAGGCGTCGACGGATTAGGAATTATCATGACAGATGTCACAGCCATTTATAAAGCGAAAGCCCTCTTTCGAGATTAAAATTCGAATAGGAAAATCGCGGCCGGAGTTTTCAACCAGAGAGGATATGATTTATAGAGTATCCGAAACACACTTACGTTTTTTCCGGCGTAGTTATAAAAACTGAATACGCCTTACCTTTTCTTCGTAGCACTTGAGCAGCAAAGATTTCAAAAACTTTCGACATTTTCGTCAGATTTGCGTCGGGAATTCTTTCAATTTATTCAAAGTAAACGAAGTTTTGGCAAGTCAGAAGCCGATTCTCCGTGTCTTAAGGTATAACGTTCCGTTCGTTTGCTTCGTCTATTATAGTACAGAAAAAATGAATTTAATCACAAGCGTTTTCAAGACCGGTCCTGGGGGGCACGTCCCGGGAATCTCCTATACATGAAAGGCCCCCGTAAAAAACTGGCTTATCAGCTATACTTGAGGGTTTTTCTATGAAACGCACCGAACTGGAAAGAAGAGAAAGAGACCTCCGCAAGGCAGAAAAAAAGGTTCAACTTCAAGAAAAGAGGCTCGCCTCTGGAAAAGGAAATAGTGTAGGAGTTTATATCGACGAGTTGTCGGCACTCTTTCGCTACGACGCGACAGAAATTTTCAATACCGGGGATGACATCGCGATCTTGGAACTTTTAGAAGACATTCAGGCAAATCTTCCCATAAAACAATGGGAAAACGTACTTCGTAAAGCGATCAAAAAGACCGGAGTTCAGGAAAAAGAAAAAGCCTACAACGAACTCAAAGAATTGATGAACGAAGAAGAAGCCGAAGAAGAAATCGGAGCCTAAACTCCGATTTTTTCCGACTTAATCTTGATCTTGTCACCGCACTCTCTCAAAGAATTTCTCATCAACTTTTTTATATTTATAACATTACACGGGAAGGTATTTACAATTGAATCTTATAAGATTCCTTTACGAGGAAGCAAATGTATTTCGTCCGGATAAACAGTATCCGGTAAGATAGAAAGTGTCGCGAGCCATTTCCCGAAATCGTCAACCGGAATCATATCCTCCTGCTCGAATCCTTCTCTACCTCTCCAAATTTCCGTATACACCGCACCTGGATAAACGGTGATAACCCGAATTCCTTTCGATTTCAATTCTTCTCGGAGAGCTTTTGCAAAACCTGCAATGGCATGTCGGCTTGCACAATAAGCCGTAGAATTCGAAAAACCCTGATATCCCGCAGTCGAAGAAAGATAACACAAAAATGAACCCGGTTTTAGAAGAGGAAGTATTTCTTTTGTAAGCAAAAAAAGGGAATTCAGATTGAGAACAAAATGTGCATTCCATTCTTCTAATGCAATTTGTCCTACGGGCTTGAATAAGCCGCTTCCAAAAGTAAAATAAACTCCTGCTAAGGAAAAAGTCCGTTTTTTCAAGGCCGTAACAAATTCAAGGACCTCCGATTGTCTAGAAAGATTACACTGAAAGTTTCTTCCAGACGGGAAGTCATTGCTCAGTTTCCAAACCTCCCCCGTCCTCGAAACTCCGATCGCGGATTGATCCAATAGATTCAGATTTTCTAATACGGACTTTCCAATTCCTGAACCGGCTCCGGCAACGAGTATTAGATTGTTTTCTTTTTCTGAAGACAAAATCAATCCTCTCTATTACAAAAATGTAGTTGGATAAACCGGGAATTCCGCAAAATACACTTCCTGACGATCAGACTCCGAAATATTATTTTCTGTAGTAGGGAGATTCTTTTTTCCTTCCAGATTAGACAAATTTCCTGAGGATATCATATATTTGAGTATAAAATCAGTCGCTTCCAAGTTTCGATTTGCTTGAACTGTATCCTTTCCCCATACTGTAATCCCGTGTTTTTCGATGATGCAGAACGGAATAACAGATTTATATTTTTTCAGATAACTTTCAAGGCAGTCTGAAATATCCTGTACATTCGGAAAATTGTAGATCACAGGAACATAAACCTTAGGGTTTTCTTCCCAAATTCCGTACGCTTTCAGAATTTCAATCGCGGGAAGTTCCAAAAGAGCAACCGGTCGATGCTGGGAAGTGTTCGTACGAATCAGATTAGATTCCAGAGTATGGACGTGCAACCCACAACCAATATCGCCTAACGCACGATAAACGGCCCTATGGATCGAAGTTTCGGCGCTAGGCTTGAGTCCTTTTTCCGCCTTGGTATTTTTCGAAGCGGAAAGTTGACCCGATTCCAGAT
The DNA window shown above is from Leptospira mayottensis 200901116 and carries:
- a CDS encoding LB_289 family protein — encoded protein: MKRTELERRERDLRKAEKKVQLQEKRLASGKGNSVGVYIDELSALFRYDATEIFNTGDDIAILELLEDIQANLPIKQWENVLRKAIKKTGVQEKEKAYNELKELMNEEEAEEEIGA
- a CDS encoding Yip1 family protein — translated: MRKFSFMNAIEETGEVLIKPVSFFKDLSKAPEESLISLYLRCLVYMGFLYAAAVISMTLLIPNGFPSPSLAFLFFEMPTAYLFASLIIFPILGFLYMFFSWICGGNTGWKQNLRASTAVLSVSWAILFLQSFGGLIHIYLGMWIGIAFTIYVPFLFFLALTSYLKAPVKRTVIVLSLFTIVLLYLQYSRMDSYMKDYKIIENMNSQRSPTREKEIQVEREATEIIRQAMEKAKAEEQR
- a CDS encoding SDR family oxidoreductase codes for the protein MSSEKENNLILVAGAGSGIGKSVLENLNLLDQSAIGVSRTGEVWKLSNDFPSGRNFQCNLSRQSEVLEFVTALKKRTFSLAGVYFTFGSGLFKPVGQIALEEWNAHFVLNLNSLFLLTKEILPLLKPGSFLCYLSSTAGYQGFSNSTAYCASRHAIAGFAKALREELKSKGIRVITVYPGAVYTEIWRGREGFEQEDMIPVDDFGKWLATLSILPDTVYPDEIHLLPRKGIL
- the mtnB gene encoding methylthioribulose 1-phosphate dehydratase, producing MSVKKQLERLSALGATYHKNGWMPGTAGNLSVRILGESGFWVSGSGLDKNTLNKRNFLYVDLESGQLSASKNTKAEKGLKPSAETSIHRAVYRALGDIGCGLHVHTLESNLIRTNTSQHRPVALLELPAIEILKAYGIWEENPKVYVPVIYNFPNVQDISDCLESYLKKYKSVIPFCIIEKHGITVWGKDTVQANRNLEATDFILKYMISSGNLSNLEGKKNLPTTENNISESDRQEVYFAEFPVYPTTFL